The genomic region gcaaatctcagagaaggcagatgagtccttgcgaaaagactacattgaaaatataatgacctacaagacatacaagggggagaaacacatgttcagaaactggaccattcctgagcttgaagaggaagtagccaggattcatgaaatgatcaagaataaggtcGAGCAGACTCTcccagaaaaattcaaaaaggttgaagctgataaggctttagagctgaagagaatgaaagaggagctgataattgctgattatgggtcaaagaactctgtgtctaagtggggagaagcgagggtcagggccacctacaaaaggttggaagagCTAAGGAAGGAAGATCCAACAGTTCCACAAAAGCCTgattactccaaagcagaggtttataaaggatcatcaaagccacatcccaaaagaaccactgctcctgctggtactgccatctacaaaagaaggagacaaagccagttaggttctgaaacaggtcaagagattcttactggaaatgccattgtgaaaaagggctttttgttaatgttgaaagaagaatctgaattGGAAAAATCTGCAaacactgctcagccagttatgaataggccagcctcaccaaactcctcaacaaataaaaatctcccaagaaacccatctcgcctaaaaatacaagagtggaaaactgataaacagaaccacgtattgactatggtcagggcagatggcgaagtgaagaaacttacaagggaacaagctcttggcctgagacttgaagatttgcaggatctccttgatcttccacttagcagggatgaagatgatacagatgccttaacctttgaactacaattcaaagggcaaataagggaactgttgttgagccaataaaaatctacaataatggagagttttggcattatctgttccagggggagattgttgggattgaaccctaccaaaggaacagattataaaagccaaaactggatcacagcagtagattcaaaataagcagatgtctggttgcaagtctctccccttgaaagtggtttcaacatctgctgacctcctatctactgatcatgcaatctgctggcctacaactgctgaccaagacaaagtctAATAGAAGAACTAAaactctgctgctcaatctactgccttggttcaagcactgctgatcataacaagtactgctgggttcacagcagtggaaggatgcagcagcagtttatgtttagtttatgcattgaaatgtaatatcagtagttagcatagcagtgtttgtatagatcagaggttagagtttgttaggaggttagatgtcactttcatggtgacgtcagctttgatgctcagtggtttgcaagtgcctataaatagaacagtactatgtactgttctgtttagctcattcaccatcttctttctgcacgaacaaacactgagctcaggctgagggggagtttgaatatcatacacacattgtaatcagagtttaaaaataaatttaatcatttgatttagtgttagaaaatgtatgattgatagcatttcttctgtttgattgtgaaaagtttggttccattaaattccgctgcactactctttcatttgttcatccaaattcaaacacaaatcacaatcaatccaaactcagatcctaacatgaCACTTTGGGACGGTTATGCGGATCAAATAATGGAGTATGAGAGCAGCAATCGAGTTGAAAAAAATGTCGTCGTAATCATTCAGTTTGGGAAATACATATTCTGGGGAGGTATCGTATTACTTTAAATCTATTGTGTTTTTTCTTTACTGTTTCACTTTAAATAGttgtttaaattaattaaaaaaaatttattatTATGTACAGGGCATTTGTCTGTTTCTAATTTGTATACCGTCACCCGAGTCTTAATTAACAGTGATATTGATGAAGTTGCTGAGTTTAAAAAAAGGTTCATTAtcctaatatgtttttataatttttaatccAGCTCTGTCAGTGTAAATaattatttttcatgttttattAGATTTATCGAGAAAGTTTCTCCAGAACTTTCTTCCAGTTATTCTGGCTTAAGTTCTTCTGTTGTGAAGTCTGCCACTGAAGAGTTCCTTTCTGACTTGACTTTTTATCCCATTGGGTCGTTAAACGCAATAGATACGGTAACACGAATTAAAATTGTTTTAATATGTTTTCCTTTATCTTTGTTTTTATACATTATCTATTTATTAACACAGACGAAGTTTGTTGTCATTATTGGGACTATCAAGAGTTTTGCATCGAACAATGAGTGGTTTTACAACGCGTGCATAACCTGCAACAAAAAGGTTTCAACCATTACTGTTGTTAAAGAGAAGCAGGATGGTACTGATGGTTTAGAATAGGTTACTGTCTTGGAATGCAAGACTGATGTTTGTAATACAAGGAATGTTTCATCAATTCCAAGGTAAATAATATCCATATTAAGCTTTGTTTGTCAAAAAAACTAAATCTTATTAATATATTTTGCAGAATTAGGCTTTCTATATGTGTGCAAGATTGTACTGGTATTGTGACGTTGACATTGTTTGAGCGTGAGGTAACAAAGCTTTTGAAGGTTAATGCAAATCAGCTGTTAGACAACAACATTGAAGTATGTACTAAATAATTGCTTTTATAAtatgtttggttattatacaacaTTGATGTATATTTTGTTTTTCAATAGTTAGCAAACGAAGGAAACTTTCCAAATGAGCTAAATTCTTTACTCAATATGAAGTTTGCGTTCAAGATTGCTGTTTCTTCTTTTAACATTAGCAAGTAGTCTGATGGCTACTCAGTCTCCAAGATGACTAATAACCCGGTGGTTTTGTCCGAGCTTGATAAACATTTTGACACTATTCAGGTATATTTAATCCATTTCACCTTTATACTGTTATTACAATTTGCCAACAATCTTTAACTTataagtattatatatatatatatatatatatatatatatatatatatatatatatatatatatatatatattttaaataaaatcagCCTATTGATGAGGAAGCCGTCAATGTCGAACCATCCGATTCAAATCGTAATGTCGATTGGCCTGTTAAGGTTTACTATCCTTTAgtttatatataatttaatttTTACTCATTATTTGTTAAATGTATATTAATAACTCATCCCTCTTTAATTATTTGATTTTTGTAGGATTCTATATCCCAAATGGGAGACGATGTAACCTCTTGCTCAAATGTTTTTAAAGTTGGGTTTACAACATCCTTTTATCAGAAGGATGCTAGGTTGGATACGATGAGCGAAGGTGTCTTGAAACGCAATTTGGATACCGTGTATGACGTGGATGATTTTTCTTCGCAGTCTTCATCAAAAATGCGTAAAGATGGTGGTGTCGATGCATGGCTTCTAATTCCAAAGACAGAAAAGTAGTCACCTATAATTCAAACATTTTATCTCATCGTTTCTATTTGCTTCAGTATTTGgatattttttgatgttttttttttttttttgcaatttgaCAATGGTTTGACTTGTGTGGTTGTTTTATATGAACATGATTGTTTGATGGTTTAGTTTTTTGTTTTGAATAACTATTGTTTTTTGCTAATTCTTTTTGTTAATTATACTTTTTGTTTCTTATATATATATCATGATTATTCTTTTTGCTAGGTCTCATTGTAATAATATATCGTTTGATTATTTATATTGTTACTAAAAATATAAGACctaggggctgtttggctaagcttttcaaaaTGACTTATTTGCTTATTTGACTTCTGAAAAGCAAATAAGCAAATAAGTCATTTTGAAAAGCTCCATTTTAAAGCTTTTCAAAACAGCGTATTGACTTATTTGCTTTTCAGAAAAGCAAATAAGCAAATAAGTCAttttgaaaagcttagccaaacagcccTCTAATATCATTTTGTATACTCTACATCATTTAAAAAACGTATAATTTATTATAAACATATAAATTAATCAGGTTATAGAAAGTATTACATACTATTAAGATAACAAAATATTACGTTTTATAATTAATACAGAATCAAAAAAATACAATCcgttttttaaaaaattaatgtTAGTAAATTTATAAGACCCAAtatgagaaaaatgcccggatagtccctgtggtttcgtattttttcacctatagtccccaactttctaaaattacctgaatagtccctaacttttcattttttgttcccggatagtccctgggtctaatttcagtttgttttctctgttaagtgggtgtgaaatgaccaatttaccctttcctttaaaaggccaaaccacagggactatctggggcatcttcttcatttttagaaaaaaaccccatcaccacacttcatcttcaacctccacccaccatcaccctcctccaccctccaccatcaccatcgACAATATGTCATCATCATCAGAAGTAAATAAAAATGAACTGAAAAGGGGGAAATGCATACAACGGTCGACACATCAGTCGCCGCATCGACCTCGTAACAATATTATATAATTTCGAATCAGGTACAAAAGAAAATTAAACGCAAGTTTTTAATAGTTAACTTCGTAACAATATTATATAATTTTGAATCAGGTACAACTACCattgacctcaaaagtcaaaaTTGAATCTATTAGACGAACATATCATCAACCAAGGGGGAAATGCATACAACAGTCGAAAGTTCAAATTAAGAACATAATCAAAGCACAAAAGAAAATTAAAAGGGGATAATCGGCTGACCTCATTGAAGAAATTAGGTACCTCATTGAAGAAATTAGGTAGGGTTACCAGATCATTTTTCTAGCGAACCCAGTTATAATGGATAGTTGTAAATGAAGCCCATAAATAATTGAAACTCAATGCGGCACCAACAAAAACACCAGCGAACAACGACAGGATTCTTGATTTATAAGAAATGTGATTCTTTTTCATTATATTTTATATGATCAGAGGATCTCGGAAACCAGATGAAACCCATATGCATATGGTGTGTGCGAACATAGGAATGGTGTGGTGGCGGGTTACTGGTAGGAAAAAGCAGTCGCCAATGCTTTCCGATCACCGGTAGACAGCCGATGTTTATAGGAAAAATAAGCAAATCATGATAATACATAATTCTTTGCTATGACCGTCACCTGGTTTTGAACATCGAAATGATAATacataattctttcctttttacCTCCGATCGGCCAGGTGTGTCGGATCACGGAGGAGCTCCGGCGGAGCCGGCAACGACATTGTACGGATGACAGATGATGATATTGTCGATGATGATGGTTGACGACGTCGCCGGTGGGATTCCGCAGTGAGGCTCCAGTAAGCCCTTTTCAGTTCATTTTTATTTACTTCTCAGATGATGATATTGTCGATGATGATGACATATTGTcgatggtgatggtggagggtggaggagtgtgatggtgggtggaggttgaagatgaagtgtggtggtggggtttttctctaaaaatgaagaagatgccccggatagtccctgtggtttggccttttaaaggaaagggtaaattggtcatttcacacccacttaacagagaaaacaaactgaagttagacccagggactatccgggaacaaaaaatgaaaagttgaggactattcaggtaattttagaaagttggggactataggtgaaaaaatgcgaaaccacagggactatccgggcatttttctcaccCAATATATATTTCGATAAACTTGAACATTTAAAAAACgatacttttttattatttaaaatattcATATTATTTTCtaatatttgtaaataaaattcattttttggttgatttttaaaTTCAATTTAATTATAGATGTAATGTAATCTATTTAAGTAATGTAGTTAATACATTATCACTTTTTTATATACAGTTACCATAATTTATTCTAAACATATATATTCATCAGGTTATAGAAAGTATT from Helianthus annuus cultivar XRQ/B chromosome 10, HanXRQr2.0-SUNRISE, whole genome shotgun sequence harbors:
- the LOC110881372 gene encoding uncharacterized protein LOC110881372, whose amino-acid sequence is MTLWDGYADQIMEYESSNRVEKNVVVIIQFGKYIFWGGHLSVSNLYTVTRVLINSDIDEVAEFKKRFIEKVSPELSSSYSGLSSSVVKSATEEFLSDLTFYPIGSLNAIDTTKFVVIIGTIKSFASNNEWFYNACITCNKKVSTITVVKEKQDDCTGIVTLTLFEREVTKLLKVNANQLLDNNIELANEGNFPNELNSLLNMKFAFKIAVSSFNISK